The following proteins are co-located in the Labrys monachus genome:
- a CDS encoding strawberry notch family protein produces the protein MNILSPVALPAAPVTRAPPILAVAHQLVDHLERGQRIDAAILRAAMEATFGASDTSGAWDWKAAYEACEVATILFLRKYGKALFRKAASPAARHSALAKIAGLLPTHTRRSEESQALQQFSTPAPLGLAAVAAAAIAAGDIVLEPSAGTGLLAILAEISGGTLLINELAETRADLLAALFPAVAVTRFDAAQIDDHLAPGATPSVVLMNPPFSVMANVSGRVADAAYRHVASALARLADGGRLVAITGANFSPDHPAWAAAFVRLQERGRVVFTAAVDGSVYAKHGTTIDTRLTVIDKLPADDRAAFPPSPGIAPDIETLLGWIETQVPPRPTTTLPPVTTSASTATPRTVRGYLSRTAAIRPATPASIEPEGVELAYETLDWTPAEDGRITDAIYEEYGLQAIRIPCAQAHPTKLVQSVAMASVAPPKPSYRPRLTANIVTDGLLSDAQLETIIYAGEAHSDFLAGSWTLDETFDVVSAAPDDAPNAVRFRRGFMLGDGTGAGKGRQSAGIILDNWMQGRRKAVWISKSDKLLEDAQRDWSALGMERLLVTPLSRFPQGKDITLSEAVLFTTYATLRSDDRGEKLSRVKQIVEWLGSDFDGVIIFDESHAMQNAAGGKGERGDVAASQQGRAGLRLQHALPNARVVYVSATGATTVHNLAYAQRLGLWGGEDFPFSTRAEFVEAIEDGGVAAMEVLARDLRSLGLYTARSLSYDGVEYELLEHRLKPEQTRIYDAYAGAFAVIHNNLDAAMQAANITGDGGTLNRQAKSAARSAFESAKQRFFGHLLTSMKTPTLIRSIEQDLLDGHAAVIQIVSTGEALMERRLAEIPTEEWNDVRVDITPREYVLDYLAHSFPVQLYEPFTDSAGNLSSRPVFRDGQPVESRDAVARRDRLIERLASLPPVPGALDQIVQRFGTDVVAEVTGRSRRIVRKSGADSMTSPGGIDRLAVENRAASANLAETQAFMDDQKRILIFSDAGGTGRSYHADLSARNQRLRVHYLLEPGWKADAAIQGLGRTNRTNQAQPPLFRPISTDVKAEKRFLSTIARRLDTLGAITRGQRQTGGQGLFRPEDNLESHYARDALRQLYLLLVRGKVDGCSLQMFEDATGLSLTDSTGIKDELPPITTFLNRLLALTIELQGVLFTAFERLLNAKIEGAIASGSYDVGLETLQAESFIVTDRRTIHVHPGTGAEARLLTITQRQRNRPVTLAEAFEHLNDPGARLLINERSGRAAVQIPTTSIMLDDGEIERRVRLIRPMEAHNIPIKMMGETHWVQAERIAFTAAWNAEAAEVPEYADSTIHVVSGLLLPIWKRLPNESTRVYRLQTDDGERIVGRRVSPAWVAGALATGMSALTPDDAFMALMDGKTILDLAEGLQLRRVRVMGANRIELSGFTDAMRDRLRAYGLFHEIISWKLRMFVPTDATGAPILAKVLERYPVERIGEREAA, from the coding sequence ATGAACATTCTGTCTCCCGTGGCCCTTCCGGCCGCGCCCGTCACCCGTGCGCCCCCGATCCTCGCCGTCGCGCACCAGCTTGTCGATCATCTCGAACGCGGCCAGCGCATCGACGCCGCGATCCTCCGTGCAGCGATGGAAGCAACCTTCGGCGCATCCGACACCAGCGGCGCCTGGGACTGGAAGGCGGCCTATGAGGCATGCGAGGTCGCGACAATCCTCTTCCTGCGCAAATACGGAAAGGCGCTTTTCCGCAAGGCCGCATCTCCGGCTGCTCGACATTCCGCTCTTGCGAAGATCGCCGGCCTCCTGCCGACGCATACGCGGCGCTCGGAAGAATCGCAGGCGCTCCAGCAATTCTCGACGCCGGCGCCGCTCGGCCTCGCCGCCGTGGCGGCCGCCGCCATTGCTGCTGGCGACATCGTGCTGGAGCCGTCGGCCGGCACCGGCCTGCTCGCCATCCTGGCCGAGATATCCGGCGGAACGCTCCTCATCAACGAGCTGGCCGAGACTCGCGCCGACCTACTAGCTGCGCTGTTTCCGGCCGTTGCCGTCACGCGCTTCGACGCCGCCCAGATCGACGATCATCTCGCGCCGGGCGCCACCCCGTCAGTGGTGCTGATGAACCCGCCATTCTCCGTCATGGCAAACGTCTCCGGCCGCGTGGCCGACGCCGCCTATCGCCATGTCGCTTCAGCACTGGCCCGGCTCGCCGATGGCGGGCGGCTGGTGGCGATCACCGGCGCCAACTTCAGCCCCGACCACCCGGCTTGGGCAGCGGCCTTCGTCCGGCTTCAGGAGCGTGGCCGCGTCGTCTTCACCGCGGCCGTGGACGGCTCGGTCTACGCCAAGCACGGCACGACCATCGACACGCGGCTGACGGTCATCGACAAGCTGCCGGCCGACGATCGGGCGGCGTTTCCCCCTTCGCCCGGCATCGCGCCCGACATCGAAACGCTGCTCGGCTGGATCGAGACGCAGGTTCCGCCGCGTCCGACTACCACCCTCCCGCCAGTGACAACGTCGGCGTCTACCGCGACGCCCCGCACCGTTCGCGGATACCTCTCGCGTACCGCTGCTATACGTCCCGCCACGCCAGCGTCTATCGAGCCCGAAGGCGTCGAACTTGCCTATGAGACCCTGGACTGGACGCCCGCCGAAGACGGCCGGATCACCGACGCGATTTATGAAGAATACGGATTGCAGGCGATCCGTATTCCCTGTGCGCAGGCCCATCCCACCAAACTGGTCCAATCTGTGGCGATGGCCTCGGTCGCGCCGCCCAAGCCGAGCTACCGGCCCCGGCTGACCGCCAACATCGTCACCGACGGGCTTCTCTCGGATGCCCAGCTCGAAACCATCATCTACGCCGGTGAGGCGCACTCCGACTTCCTCGCGGGATCATGGACGCTCGATGAGACCTTTGACGTCGTCTCGGCCGCGCCAGACGATGCACCGAACGCCGTGCGCTTCCGCAGGGGCTTCATGCTTGGCGACGGCACCGGCGCCGGCAAGGGGCGCCAGTCAGCGGGTATCATCCTAGACAACTGGATGCAGGGTCGCCGCAAGGCGGTGTGGATCTCCAAATCCGACAAGCTGCTGGAGGACGCGCAGCGCGACTGGTCGGCGCTCGGCATGGAGCGCCTGCTGGTCACGCCGCTGTCGCGCTTCCCGCAGGGCAAGGACATCACGCTCTCGGAAGCCGTCCTATTCACCACCTACGCCACGCTACGGTCCGACGACCGCGGTGAGAAGCTTTCCCGCGTCAAGCAGATCGTCGAATGGTTGGGCTCCGATTTCGATGGAGTGATCATCTTCGACGAGAGCCACGCCATGCAGAACGCCGCAGGCGGCAAGGGGGAGCGCGGCGACGTCGCCGCCTCGCAGCAGGGCCGTGCGGGCCTTCGGCTCCAGCACGCCCTGCCGAACGCGCGCGTCGTCTATGTCTCGGCGACCGGCGCGACCACCGTCCACAATCTCGCCTACGCCCAGCGCCTCGGTCTCTGGGGTGGCGAGGATTTCCCGTTCTCGACCCGCGCCGAGTTCGTCGAAGCGATCGAGGATGGCGGCGTGGCCGCGATGGAAGTTTTGGCCCGCGATCTGCGCTCGCTCGGCCTCTATACCGCCCGGTCGCTCTCCTATGATGGCGTCGAGTACGAGTTGCTCGAACACCGGCTTAAACCAGAGCAGACCCGCATCTATGACGCCTATGCCGGGGCCTTCGCTGTCATCCATAACAATCTCGACGCGGCGATGCAGGCCGCCAACATCACTGGTGACGGCGGCACGTTGAACCGGCAGGCCAAGTCCGCGGCCCGCTCAGCCTTCGAGAGCGCCAAGCAGCGGTTCTTCGGCCATCTGCTGACCTCGATGAAGACGCCGACCCTGATCCGCTCGATCGAGCAGGACCTGCTCGACGGCCATGCCGCCGTGATCCAGATCGTGTCGACCGGCGAAGCCCTGATGGAGCGCCGTCTCGCGGAGATCCCCACCGAGGAATGGAATGACGTCCGGGTGGACATCACCCCGCGCGAGTACGTTCTGGATTATCTCGCCCATTCCTTCCCGGTGCAGCTCTATGAGCCGTTCACCGACAGCGCGGGCAATCTCTCGTCGCGGCCGGTGTTTCGCGATGGCCAGCCGGTCGAGAGCCGCGATGCCGTTGCCCGACGTGACCGTTTGATCGAGAGGCTCGCTTCGCTGCCGCCAGTCCCCGGCGCGCTCGATCAGATCGTCCAGCGCTTCGGCACGGATGTCGTGGCCGAGGTGACGGGACGTTCGCGGCGCATCGTCCGCAAGTCGGGTGCCGACTCAATGACCAGCCCCGGCGGCATCGACCGCCTCGCCGTGGAGAACCGCGCCGCCTCGGCCAATCTGGCCGAAACGCAAGCCTTCATGGACGACCAGAAGCGCATTCTGATCTTCTCCGACGCCGGCGGCACCGGGCGCAGCTATCACGCCGATCTGTCGGCGCGGAACCAGCGGCTGCGCGTCCACTATCTACTGGAGCCGGGCTGGAAGGCCGACGCCGCCATCCAGGGCCTGGGTCGCACCAATCGGACCAACCAGGCGCAGCCGCCGCTGTTCCGTCCGATCTCGACGGACGTGAAGGCCGAGAAGCGCTTCCTCTCGACGATCGCCCGCCGCCTCGACACGCTGGGCGCGATCACGCGCGGCCAGCGCCAGACCGGCGGCCAGGGGCTGTTCCGGCCCGAGGACAATCTCGAAAGCCACTATGCTCGCGACGCGCTGCGGCAGCTCTATCTGTTGCTGGTGCGCGGCAAGGTCGATGGGTGCTCACTCCAGATGTTCGAGGACGCCACCGGCCTGTCACTGACGGATTCCACCGGCATCAAAGATGAATTGCCGCCCATCACGACCTTCCTCAACCGCCTGCTGGCCCTGACCATCGAACTCCAAGGCGTACTGTTCACGGCGTTCGAGCGGCTGCTGAACGCCAAAATCGAGGGCGCCATCGCCTCCGGCAGCTATGACGTCGGGCTGGAGACACTCCAGGCCGAGAGCTTCATCGTCACCGATCGCCGAACCATCCACGTTCATCCTGGCACCGGGGCGGAGGCTCGGCTGCTGACCATCACCCAGCGCCAGCGCAACCGTCCCGTGACGCTGGCCGAGGCGTTCGAGCATCTCAATGACCCGGGCGCGAGGCTGCTGATCAACGAGCGCTCGGGCCGTGCCGCAGTGCAGATCCCGACCACCAGCATCATGCTGGACGATGGCGAGATCGAACGGCGGGTCCGGCTGATCCGGCCGATGGAGGCGCACAACATCCCGATCAAGATGATGGGCGAGACCCATTGGGTGCAGGCGGAGCGGATCGCCTTCACTGCGGCATGGAATGCCGAAGCGGCCGAGGTGCCGGAGTATGCCGATAGCACCATCCATGTCGTCAGTGGGCTCTTGCTGCCGATCTGGAAGCGGCTGCCGAACGAGTCGACGCGGGTTTATCGACTCCAGACCGATGACGGTGAGCGCATCGTCGGCCGCCGCGTCTCCCCGGCATGGGTGGCTGGCGCGCTCGCGACCGGCATGTCGGCCCTGACGCCCGACGACGCCTTCATGGCGCTGATGGACGGCAAGACCATCCTCGATCTTGCCGAGGGTCTTCAGCTTCGCCGCGTCCGGGTCATG